The Arachis hypogaea cultivar Tifrunner chromosome 14, arahy.Tifrunner.gnm2.J5K5, whole genome shotgun sequence DNA window CAGAAGAAGTCGCTGCAGCCAAAGTAGTGGTCTTCAGCGACTCTCAGGTAGTGACCTCCCAAATCAATGGAGAGTACCAAGCTAAAGACcctaatatgaagaggtacttagaCAAAACTTTGGAATAACTTAGGCGATTCTCAGAGACCGAggttaaacacataactcgggacctcaatagcagagcagacgccctctccaagttagcaagtaccaagccaggagggaataatagaagcctgattcaagaaactcTCTAAGAACCCTCTGTCACAAAAATAGAGGCTAAGCAAGATGTCCTTGAAGTATCCAGGTTGGACCTCGGATAGATGAATCCACTAATCGAATacataaaattcgacatcctacccaaagaggaaaaagaggctaagaaaatccgaagggaagcatAGAACTACACCTTGGTAAAGAAAATCCTCTATAAAAAAGGAATATCCACACTATTGTTGAAGTGTGTCCCGACCTCAAGGACAACAGAGGTCTTAGAGGAAATACACTGTGGTATCTACGGAAACCATCTCAGAGCAAGGTCTTTGGCCAGGAAAGTCATCCGAGTCGggttctattggccgaccttgcagaaagatgccaccgaATTCGTAAAGAAGTGtcagccatgccaaatgcatgctaACTTCCATGTCGCTCCCCCCGAGGAACTTATTagcataacttctccatggccctttgcaaaatgggagTTAGACCTACTCGGACCCTTCCTCCAAGCGCTTGGACAAGTGAAGTACCTAATAGTGGGAGTGGACTACTTCACGAAATTGATcaaagcagaaccattagccaccatcacaGCCCAGAGAAGTCGGAAGTTCCTCTACAAGAACATCATTACAAGGTATGGAATCACCCACTCCGTCACCACTAATAATGGAACttagttcaccgactctaccttcagaAACTTGGTAGCCAGCATGAAGATCAAGTATCAGTTCTCctcggtagagcacccacaagcaaatgggcaagctgaggcagCCAACAAGGTTATACTGGCTGGGTTGAAGAAAAActtgcaagatgcaaagggagcttgggctgaagaactttctcaagtactatgggcatatcggactacACCTCAGTCTGCTACAGGAGAAACATCCTTtcgacttgcttatggcatagaagccatgataccagttgAAATCAATGAGAAAAGTCCAAGGGTAAGATTCTACGATGAGGTAGGCAACATCCAAGTACATAAAGAAGAACTCGAATTACTCCCtgaagtccgagaacaagcccagataaggGAAGCAGCGCTAAAGCAAAGGATGACAAACAAATACAACAAGAGAATCATTCGAAGAACCTTCACCTCAGACGACTTGGTCCTGATTAGAAATGACATTGGCATTAACAAGTCAGGTGAAGGgaagctcgctgctaattggaaagggCCATATAAGATAAGTGAAGTCTTAGGAAAGGAATACTACAAGGTAACCGACTTGAGCGATActgagctaccaaggtcgtgacatgcttgtaatatgaagaggtactatagttagaagcGAACtccactccctgatgtactctttttcccgacttcacggttttttttccaaaaaaaaaaggttttccTGAAGGggattttaatgaggcatcaaagTGGAGGTTAGGGAAAAATAAGTCTTAAAGATTCCACTAGTAGCAAAAGTTACCTTcatcaaataaataaagatctttcaTTACATCTCTTTATAAttccattattattatcattattctaCGAAACGCGTCAATTTAAGCTCGAAAAAACGTAAAAATCTCATGACTGACCTAAATGGCCGGCAGGATGAAATTGTGagatacaagtcggtgtaaagaggttacaaAGACAAtcataactcgggatctcaatCACTTGAACGACTAACTAGTTAGAAATCCCGAGTAAACTGAAATGCATCGCAAGAATAACCTAAGTTACGAAACAATTCAATAGGCGAAATTTGAATACGAAAGGAATACAAAAGAGATAAGGAAATCCCGCAAAAACAAAGGCAGAAGCTGTTCCAAGTCTTCgaaaaaattgcaagt harbors:
- the LOC140178666 gene encoding uncharacterized protein, with the protein product MKIKYQFSSVEHPQANGQAEAANKSATGETSFRLAYGIEAMIPVEINEKSPRVRFYDEVGNIQVHKEELELLPEVREQAQIREAALKQRMTNKYNKRIIRRTFTSDDLVLIRNDIGINKSGEGKLAANWKGPYKISEVLGKEYYKVTDLSDTELPRS